In the Cyanobacteria bacterium QS_8_64_29 genome, ATGGCCAAAATGAACAGCCCCAGGATCCGGGTGAGCGCGCGGATCCCCGTCTCGCCCAGCACGCGGACCCAAAAGCTGGCCGAGCGCAAGCAAAGGTAGGTAATGCCGCCCATCGCCGCGATCGCCAGGGCCGCCGCCAGCAGCTTCAGGGCCGCCTCGGCCGTCAGCGCCCGGCCGGCTTGCGCGGAGATGCCCAAGGTTACCGCGATCGCACCCGGGCCGGCCAGCAGCGGCACGGTCATGGGCATAAAGGCAATGTCGCCAGACTGCTCGCTTTTGCGCGCCGCCGCTTGGTTGTCCTCGCGCGAGAGCCGCGGTTGCGACTCCATGCTGCGCCAGGCCGAGTTAAAAATGACGATGCCCCCGGCGATTTTGACTACATCCAGCGAGATGCCAAAAAAGCGCAGGATGCCGCCGCCAATGAGTAAAAAGGCCAGCAGGATGGCGACCACGTAGAGCGCGACCTTGCGGCTGAGGTGATCGCGCTCGGGACGCGGGACCTCCAGCGTCAGGGCCAAAAAAAACGGAATGCTGCCGATGGGGTCAACGATGGGAAACAGCGCCACCAAGCTCCCCAGCAGGAACTGCCAAAACGGCTGGCTCTGGGCAATGGAGTCGAGCAACGGACCGCCTCAGCTCGGCTAGTGGGAATCTTGGGGAGGCGCCACGCTCTGGCGCAAGCCCAGCGGCGTTAGGACTACAGTGGCCAGCACGGCCAAAACCACCGCTGCGCTGCTTTGCGAGGACATCTGCCCCGAGGCGATCCCGATGCCCAAAACGATCAGCGTCACTTCGCCGCGCGGCAGCATGCCAAAGGCGACTGGCAGCGGCGAGGGCGGATCGGGGGTCAGGCGCTGGACCAAATAGGCGCCGCCCAACTTGCCCGCCACCACGATCGCGGTCAGGAACAGGCCCATTAGCAGCACGATCCCGCCGCTGGGGCTAAACGGGTCGATGGTGCGCATGTCGATCTGCGCGCCGGTAACCACAAAAAAAATGGGGATGAGCAGGTCGGCAATGGGTTGGATCTGGCGCTCCACGCTCTGGTTGAGCTCGGTTTGGCCCACAATCAGGCCCGCTGCAAACGCGCCAATGAGCGGTTCCAGGCGAGCGGCATCTGCCAAAAAGGCCAAGCCAAAGCAGAAGGCCAGCGCCGACAGCAGCAGCGTTCCCCGGCTCTTGAGCAGCCCCGAAAAACCCACGAACAGCGAGCCCAACAGCCGGCTAAGCGCGATCGCCGCCAGCAAAAACAGCGGCGGCATCACCAGCAGCACCAGCACGCCGGCCGGGTCCAGCCCGCTCCCCACAACCAGGCCGTTGACCAGCGTCAGGATCAAAATGCCGGTAATGTCATCCAACACCGCCGCCCCCAAAATGACCTGGCCCGCGCGGGAGCCAACCATGCGCAGCGAGGTCAGGATGCTAATGGAGATGCCAATGCTGGTTGCGGTCATGGCGGCGGCGGCAAACAGGGCGCTGGTGAGATCGACCCCAAAGATTCCCACCAAGCCTCCAAGGCCGGCAGTCAGCGGCATGCCTACCCCCAGCAGCGCCATGATGCCCGCCTGGGGCGCTACCTTGATGAGCTCGCGCAAGTCAGACTCCAGCCCCACTTGAAATAGCAGCAGGATGACCCCCAGCTTGGAGAGGGTTGCCAGGATCAGCCCCTGGGTCTCAAACAACTCAGCAAGGGCAGCCTCCCCCAAGCCGGGATGAAAGTCCCGGATGGCTTGCAGCAGCAGCGAGTCGCTGGCGGCAACGTTGCTCCCCGGCAGCAGCACCACCTGCAGCAGCGACACCCCCAGCACAATGCCCGCCAACAGCTCGCCCAAAATGGGCGTCAGCCGCAGGCGGCTGGTAATCTCGCCCCCAATTTTACTGCCGATGTAGACCGCAAACAGGCT is a window encoding:
- a CDS encoding antibiotic resistance protein MarC translates to MAQSQPFWQFLLGSLVALFPIVDPIGSIPFFLALTLEVPRPERDHLSRKVALYVVAILLAFLLIGGGILRFFGISLDVVKIAGGIVIFNSAWRSMESQPRLSREDNQAAARKSEQSGDIAFMPMTVPLLAGPGAIAVTLGISAQAGRALTAEAALKLLAAALAIAAMGGITYLCLRSASFWVRVLGETGIRALTRILGLFILAIGVQLILDGLGSWLTDLSLAAAP
- a CDS encoding sodium:proton antiporter, whose product is MGEIAALELLVPAAATSQPLGPPVLQVVLTSLFAVYIGSKIGGEITSRLRLTPILGELLAGIVLGVSLLQVVLLPGSNVAASDSLLLQAIRDFHPGLGEAALAELFETQGLILATLSKLGVILLLFQVGLESDLRELIKVAPQAGIMALLGVGMPLTAGLGGLVGIFGVDLTSALFAAAAMTATSIGISISILTSLRMVGSRAGQVILGAAVLDDITGILILTLVNGLVVGSGLDPAGVLVLLVMPPLFLLAAIALSRLLGSLFVGFSGLLKSRGTLLLSALAFCFGLAFLADAARLEPLIGAFAAGLIVGQTELNQSVERQIQPIADLLIPIFFVVTGAQIDMRTIDPFSPSGGIVLLMGLFLTAIVVAGKLGGAYLVQRLTPDPPSPLPVAFGMLPRGEVTLIVLGIGIASGQMSSQSSAAVVLAVLATVVLTPLGLRQSVAPPQDSH